In Bradysia coprophila strain Holo2 unplaced genomic scaffold, BU_Bcop_v1 contig_358, whole genome shotgun sequence, one DNA window encodes the following:
- the LOC119081232 gene encoding U-scoloptoxin(16)-Er13a-like: MLSKIICLIVVAFVYIASGAQFLTAPYQHPDYPGQCYDQESKQPVQVGESVDSLKGCKWQQCQPDFSFVGSTCAPTGQPPGCTVTKPDFTKNYPKCCPQVICN, from the exons ATGTTGTCGAAAATCATCTGTCTAATTGTCGTTGCTTTCGTATACATTGCTAGTGGAGCACAATTTCTAACAGCTCCATACCAACATCCAG ATTATCCTGGACAATGCTATGATCAAGAATCAAAACAACCAGTTCAAGTAGGAGAATCAGTGGACAGCTTAAAGGGATGTAAATGGCAACAATGTCAACCTGACTTTAGCTTTGTCGGTTCAAC ATGCGCTCCTACTGGTCAACCACCAGGATGCACAGTTACTAAGCCTGACTTTACGAAGAATTATCCGAAATGTTGTCCACAAGTGATTTGTAATTGA